The Apis cerana isolate GH-2021 linkage group LG12, AcerK_1.0, whole genome shotgun sequence sequence ataatatttctaaaaatagcaAGAATCTGGTGGTACAGTGCTAAGTACAAATTGGTCAGAAGTGAGCAAAGGTAAAGTTGAGGTAAAATTACCAGATGGTATGGAATGGAAACCTTGGAATACATAAAATAGttcatgtaattaaaattcaaattgcttattatttaacctaacaatttcattttacttttaataaaatcacatattaaaaataaaattaaaattaattaattatatctataaaaacatcatgttatatttattcaattaaatatatgatatatgtgtatttttctgaaaaaattgtaatttttcttctttatataaaaaataaagaatcaaatgtattaaatatgattaaattgtgcaataagattttttaaatatatttttccagttAGATGCATgtgtataatgtattttttattttattgtatataattaaatatacacatatgtattatatatgtatttatagaacatttacaaataaataaatgcttgttattaaaaattatttcaaataaaattatattattaattaatttattaattattattaaagtgattttatcgtattaaagagtttaatatacatataccaaTAAATAATCCAAATACAATATAAGCTCTTGCTAattctattgtattattatcatctaatctatctttttcattattcatagttacattttgtttattattttctattatattattactttctattattttatgaaaagttgtatttatatttttattattattttctattaatttattaaaagttgtatttatatctttttctaatgAATGAAAGCtacttttcaataaattttcatttttttgctgcgcttcatatataatattttgaatatttactattcttttattattgtatattattgaaCCTATCAATGATATAATTGCTAATATAGCAGATGcaagaatagataaatatttatacttttgagCATTCATTGTTTGACTATCATGATATTCTTTAATAGCAGTGgccaataatgtaaaataatctttttcttctttttctaataaattaagctgtgatataatttttgcttgatcttgaagatttttattttctattattgtcAATTGAACATATTTTGGATCAtctcttttaatttgtattaattctgaatatacttcttttaatttgtcaTTTATTGTCATTGCTTCACGATTTAAGTGTCTTCTTTCATCTTGACATTTGAACAATTTATCTTGTGCAAAAATTACTTGTTCTTTGGCTAATTCAACTTTATCCAAGCCTGTTAATTGTTGATACCATTGCCACCATTTAACAACTTTTTTTGGTAATGGACTTGGCTCAAATTGTgttccatttatattttgaattaatgtaatatcacGATTGATTtgctgaaataatattaagtaatttatatttaaatatatattataattttataaaaatataaataaataacataccTTTGCTAAAATATCATACTTTGTAGCAACAGTACTTTGTAtattattcaactttttttgtGCTTTTTCAGAAGCATTATTAATTCTCGTTGTTGCATTGTTAAATAGttgatgtttatttattttattgtttaacattttgattaatgatcgaaatttttctgcCATTTTATTTACTCATATatcagaattatataaaatttacaataaagaattaaataatttcattttttaaattttcttttttaaatcttactatatttttatgctggttaattattatatttttagaatcacaaaatgtaaattaaatttaaataatcttataaatttttttaaatattataaagaaaaataattatatatatttcataaatacaaaatatttagttaaatgtaaatacaaaattaataaaaatatttatgtgaaaTGTGTAAagtaatacattaaatatatgaaatttaaaattatatttaaaaaattttatattataattttataattttataattttatttataatttttataattttcaaaaaaatattaaaaatttttcaattttt is a genomic window containing:
- the LOC107993261 gene encoding uncharacterized protein LOC107993261 yields the protein MAEKFRSLIKMLNNKINKHQLFNNATTRINNASEKAQKKLNNIQSTVATKYDILAKQINRDITLIQNINGTQFEPSPLPKKVVKWWQWYQQLTGLDKVELAKEQVIFAQDKLFKCQDERRHLNREAMTINDKLKEVYSELIQIKRDDPKYVQLTIIENKNLQDQAKIISQLNLLEKEEKDYFTLLATAIKEYHDSQTMNAQKYKYLSILASAILAIISLIGSIIYNNKRIVNIQNIIYEAQQKNENLLKSSFHSLEKDINTTFNKLIENNNKNINTTFHKIIESNNIIENNKQNVTMNNEKDRLDDNNTIELARAYIVFGLFIGICILNSLIR